GCTCCTAGTCTCTCAGTACGGGGGATCATGAATCCGCTAGTGTATCACAGCAGCACGCTTCCAGCAAAGTTTTCTGATGGGGTGAAAACCCTCTGCTAAAATTGGGCGTGACTCGCTAGCGTGGCCCGTTCTGTCACAGGTGTCGGGCGGATATGGTTAGACATTATCACGTCTTGCCGCGGTCTCCGAGTGACGGGGCGTTGAAGCTGTGGCCGAAAATCCTCCTGCTGTGAACGACGATTAATGCGTTTTCAAAAAGAACTGCCCGAGTGTGCCCGCCGGCTGGCCCATCGACTGCCATCTCTCTGCGCATTGGTGGCGACGGTCTGTACCAGCACGGTTCATGGGCAATCCGATCAAAACCGGTCTGCCGCGACGCGCCCGCTGATGGCCTATGTCGGCACATTCAGTTCACCGCTCGGGGACGTCCTGCCAACTCAAGTTGACTTGCCACCGGGCAATGGACGTGGAATCCACCTTTTCGACGTCGATCGCGGTACCGGTACAATGCGTCCGGTGGGCACAGTTGACATCGGGTCAAGTCCGGACTGTTTGGTGATCAATGCAACTGGAGATCGGCTCTACAGCAGCAACGAGACGGACCGCTTTGGCGATACCAAGCATGGTTCCATCAGCTCTTTTTCTATTAATCGAGATGATGGACAACTCACCCTGCTCAACACGGTTGACTCGGAAGGAGACGGGCCAACGTATGTCAGTATCCATCCATCGGGTAAGTTTTTGTTCGTGGCCAACTACTTCAGCGGATCGATCGCGGTGCTTCCCATTTTAGCGGACGGCCGCTTGGGGCAAGCCACGGATGTTCAACACGATATCGGGACAATTGGCCCGACAAAGGCGACTCATGCACCGCCGGGCAGTTTTGCCATTAGCGGCCATGATCGCACGCATGCACACATGATCCAAGCCGATTCATCAGGACGGTTCGTGCTACATGTTGATTTAGGACTCGATACGATCTTCGTATGGAAGTTTGACGAGGCTTCCGGCACCTTAACACCCAACCAACCTCCGAGTGTTCAGTTGCCCCCGGGCGATGGACCTCGACATTTTAATTTTCACCCCAATGGACGCTGGCTGTATTCGATCCAGGAAGAGGGGTCAACAATCGTCCTGTTCGATTACGACGCGACCGCCGGTCGACTGCGTGCACGACAGACTGTTTCTTCGCTGCCACCGTCGTTTACAGGCAGCAACTTCTGTTCTGAAATTCTGGTTTCGCATGATGGCAAATTTGTCTACGCAGGGAACCGGCTGCATGACAGCGTGGGCATATTTGCAGTTGGACCAACTGGCGAGCTGACTCAGATAGGCAATGAATGGACCCGGGGCGACTATCCTCGCAGTTTCAATTTTGATCCTAGCGGTCAGTTCCTGTACGTATGCAATCAGCGAGCTGATAACGTCACTGTTTTCAACGTCAATCGCCAAACCGGGCACTTGGACTTTACTGGGCAGTACGTTCCCGTGGGCAACCCGTCGAGCATTGTCTTCCTTGACCTAGAAAAAACTGAAGTGAAGTAGCGAGCATGTCTCGACCACGCTGTTAACGAGAAAACCTGGAAGTCGCGAAACGGGCCGCGACTTTGAACGCTCGCATGAGCATGCTGATTTAGCCGATCATTCGGTAGAGGACCGCAGCGCAAACCGCACCCACCACGGGACCTGCGACGGGTACCCAGGAGTAGCTCCAATCGCTGTCGCGTTTGCTCCTCATCGGGATCAAGGCGTGAACGATGCGTGGCCCCAGGTCTCGAGCTGGGTTAATGGCGTATCCCGTTGTGCCGCCAAGAGACAGTCCGATGCCAAATACCAGCAAGCCGACTGGTAGAAGCCCGAGGGAACCGAGTCCCAAGACAGGGGCCGGGTCAATCGGAG
This genomic window from Allorhodopirellula heiligendammensis contains:
- a CDS encoding lactonase family protein; this translates as MRFQKELPECARRLAHRLPSLCALVATVCTSTVHGQSDQNRSAATRPLMAYVGTFSSPLGDVLPTQVDLPPGNGRGIHLFDVDRGTGTMRPVGTVDIGSSPDCLVINATGDRLYSSNETDRFGDTKHGSISSFSINRDDGQLTLLNTVDSEGDGPTYVSIHPSGKFLFVANYFSGSIAVLPILADGRLGQATDVQHDIGTIGPTKATHAPPGSFAISGHDRTHAHMIQADSSGRFVLHVDLGLDTIFVWKFDEASGTLTPNQPPSVQLPPGDGPRHFNFHPNGRWLYSIQEEGSTIVLFDYDATAGRLRARQTVSSLPPSFTGSNFCSEILVSHDGKFVYAGNRLHDSVGIFAVGPTGELTQIGNEWTRGDYPRSFNFDPSGQFLYVCNQRADNVTVFNVNRQTGHLDFTGQYVPVGNPSSIVFLDLEKTEVK